A window of Diospyros lotus cultivar Yz01 chromosome 14, ASM1463336v1, whole genome shotgun sequence contains these coding sequences:
- the LOC127791070 gene encoding nuclear transcription factor Y subunit C-1 isoform X1: MENNQQPPPTAAQPAPAFPQPLQQQPYHHLLQQQQQQLQMFWNYQRQEIEQVNDFKNHQLPLARIKKIMKADEDVRMISAEAPILFAKACELFILELTIRSWIHAEENKRRTLQKNDIAAAITRTDIFDFLVDIVPRDEIKDEGGLGLVGATASGLPYYYPPMGQPAPAPGVMIGRPAVDPAVYVQPPPSQAWQSVWQAADDGSYASGGSGGQANLDGQGF, translated from the exons ATGGAGAACAACCAACAGCCACCGCCCACGGCGGCGCAGCCGGCCCCGGCCTTCCCCCAGCCGCTGCAGCAGCAGCCCTACCATCACCTTctccagcagcagcagcagcagctccAGATGTTCTGGAACTACCAGCGCCAAGAGATCGAGCAAGTGAACGACTTCAAGAACCACCAGCTCCCCCTCGCTCGGATCAAGAAGATCATGAAGGCCGACGAGGACGTGCGCATGATCTCCGCCGAGGCGCCGATCCTCTTCGCCAAGGCCTGTGAGCTCTTCATCTTGGAGCTCACCATCCGGTCCTGGATCCACGCCGAGGAGAACAAGCGCCGGACGCTCCAGAAGAACGACATCGCCGCCGCCATCACCAGGACCGATATCTTCGATTTCTTGGTGGACATTGTGCCCAGGGACGAGATCAAGGACGAGGGGGGGCTAGGGTTGGTTGGCGCGACGGCCAGCGGGCTGCCATACTACTACCCACCCATGGGGCAGCCTGCGCCGGCGCCGGGGGTGATGATTGGCCGGCCGGCGGTGGATCCGGCGGTGTACGTGCAGCCGCCGCCATCCCAGGCTTGGCAGTCGGTGTGGCAGGCGGCCGACGACGGGTCCTACGCTAGTGGTGGGAGCGGCGGGCAGGCCAATCTCGACGGGCAAGG ATTTTAA
- the LOC127791070 gene encoding nuclear transcription factor Y subunit C-1 isoform X2, which yields MENNQQPPPTAAQPAPAFPQPLQQQPYHHLLQQQQQQLQMFWNYQRQEIEQVNDFKNHQLPLARIKKIMKADEDVRMISAEAPILFAKACELFILELTIRSWIHAEENKRRTLQKNDIAAAITRTDIFDFLVDIVPRDEIKDEGGLGLVGATASGLPYYYPPMGQPAPAPGVMIGRPAVDPAVYVQPPPSQAWQSVWQAADDGSYASGGSGGQANLDGQG from the exons ATGGAGAACAACCAACAGCCACCGCCCACGGCGGCGCAGCCGGCCCCGGCCTTCCCCCAGCCGCTGCAGCAGCAGCCCTACCATCACCTTctccagcagcagcagcagcagctccAGATGTTCTGGAACTACCAGCGCCAAGAGATCGAGCAAGTGAACGACTTCAAGAACCACCAGCTCCCCCTCGCTCGGATCAAGAAGATCATGAAGGCCGACGAGGACGTGCGCATGATCTCCGCCGAGGCGCCGATCCTCTTCGCCAAGGCCTGTGAGCTCTTCATCTTGGAGCTCACCATCCGGTCCTGGATCCACGCCGAGGAGAACAAGCGCCGGACGCTCCAGAAGAACGACATCGCCGCCGCCATCACCAGGACCGATATCTTCGATTTCTTGGTGGACATTGTGCCCAGGGACGAGATCAAGGACGAGGGGGGGCTAGGGTTGGTTGGCGCGACGGCCAGCGGGCTGCCATACTACTACCCACCCATGGGGCAGCCTGCGCCGGCGCCGGGGGTGATGATTGGCCGGCCGGCGGTGGATCCGGCGGTGTACGTGCAGCCGCCGCCATCCCAGGCTTGGCAGTCGGTGTGGCAGGCGGCCGACGACGGGTCCTACGCTAGTGGTGGGAGCGGCGGGCAGGCCAATCTCGACGGGCAAGG TTAA
- the LOC127790575 gene encoding uncharacterized protein LOC127790575 codes for MTTSRRLADRKVERFEKNIKKRGAVPETTTKKASSYPVGPVVLGFFVFVVIGSSLFQIIRTATSGGMA; via the exons ACTACCTCAAGGCGGCTTGCAGATCGGAAGGTGGAGAGATTTGAGAAGAACATCAAGAAGAGAGGCGCGGTGCCTGAAACAACAACAAAGAAAGCAAGTTCTTATCCAGTGGGTCCTGTTGTGCTTGGTTTCTTCGTATTTGTTGTCATTGGATCCT CTCTGTTTCAGATAATCCGGACGGCAACTAGTGGAGGCATGGCTTGA